The following proteins are encoded in a genomic region of Hippopotamus amphibius kiboko isolate mHipAmp2 chromosome 8, mHipAmp2.hap2, whole genome shotgun sequence:
- the IGFBP2 gene encoding insulin-like growth factor-binding protein 2 isoform X2, whose translation MNVLGAGGGAGRKPLKSGMKELAVFREKVTEQHRQMGKGGRHHLGLEEPKKLRPPPARTPCQQELDQVLERISTMRLPDERGPLEHLYSLHIPNCDKHGLYNLKQCKMSLNGQRGECWCVNPNTGKLIQGAPTIRGDPECHLFYSEQQGARGARTQRMQ comes from the exons ATGAACGTGTTGGGAGCTGGAGGCGGTGCTGGCCGGAAGCCCCTCAAGTCGGGCATGAAGGAGCTGGCCGTGTTCCGGGAGAAGGTCACGGAGCAGCACCGGCAGATGGGCAAGGGTGGCAGACATCACCTTGGCCTGGAGGAGCCCAAGAAGCTGCGGCCGCCACCTGCCAGG ACCCCCTGCCAGCAGGAATTGGACCAGGTCCTGGAGCGGATCTCCACCATGCGCCTTCCTGACGAGCGGGGCCCCCTGGAGCACCTCTACTCCTTGCACATCCCCAACTGTGACAAGCACGGCCTGTACAACCTCAAACAG tgCAAGATGTCTCTGAACGGGCAGCGTGGGGAGTGCTGGTGCGTGAACCCCAACACCGGCAAGCTGATCCAGGGAGCCCCCACCATCCGGGGGGACCCCGAGTGCCATCTCTTCTACAGCGAGCAGCAGGGGGCTCGCGGGGCGCGCACCCAGCGGATGCAGTAA
- the IGFBP2 gene encoding insulin-like growth factor-binding protein 2 isoform X1 yields MLPRLGGPALPLLPPLLLLLLGAGGGGGGGGRGAHAEVLFRCPPCTSESLAACKPPPAAQPAAGAGPVGDARVPCELVREPGCGCCSVCARLEGERCGVYTPRCGQGLRCYPNPGSELPLRALVHGEGTCEKHGDAEYSASPEQVADNGEDHSEGSLVENHVDGNMNVLGAGGGAGRKPLKSGMKELAVFREKVTEQHRQMGKGGRHHLGLEEPKKLRPPPARTPCQQELDQVLERISTMRLPDERGPLEHLYSLHIPNCDKHGLYNLKQCKMSLNGQRGECWCVNPNTGKLIQGAPTIRGDPECHLFYSEQQGARGARTQRMQ; encoded by the exons ATGCTGCCGAGACTGGGCGGCCCCGCGCTGCCGTTGCTGccgcctctgctgctgctgctgctgggcgcgggcggcggcggcggtggcggcggccgcGGGGCGCACGCCGAGGTGCTGTTCCGCTGCCCGCCCTGCACGTCCGAGAGCCTGGCCGCCTGCAAGCCCCCGCCCGCCGCGCAGCCCGCCGCCGGGGCCGGGCCGGTCGGCGACGCCCGCGTGCCCTGCGAGCTGGTCCGGGAGCCGGGTTGCGGCTGCTGCTCCGTGTGCGCCCGGCTGGAGGGCGAGCGGTGCGGCGTGTACACCCCGCGCTGCGGCCAGGGGCTGCGCTGCTATCCCAACCCGGGCTCCGAGCTGCCCCTGCGGGCGCTGGTCCACGGCGAGGGCACTTGCGAAAAGCACGGCGATGCCGAGTACAGCGCCAGCCCCGAGCAGGTTGCAG ACAATGGCGAGGACCACTCTGAGGGCAGTCTGGTGGAGAACCACGTGGATGGAAACATGAACGTGTTGGGAGCTGGAGGCGGTGCTGGCCGGAAGCCCCTCAAGTCGGGCATGAAGGAGCTGGCCGTGTTCCGGGAGAAGGTCACGGAGCAGCACCGGCAGATGGGCAAGGGTGGCAGACATCACCTTGGCCTGGAGGAGCCCAAGAAGCTGCGGCCGCCACCTGCCAGG ACCCCCTGCCAGCAGGAATTGGACCAGGTCCTGGAGCGGATCTCCACCATGCGCCTTCCTGACGAGCGGGGCCCCCTGGAGCACCTCTACTCCTTGCACATCCCCAACTGTGACAAGCACGGCCTGTACAACCTCAAACAG tgCAAGATGTCTCTGAACGGGCAGCGTGGGGAGTGCTGGTGCGTGAACCCCAACACCGGCAAGCTGATCCAGGGAGCCCCCACCATCCGGGGGGACCCCGAGTGCCATCTCTTCTACAGCGAGCAGCAGGGGGCTCGCGGGGCGCGCACCCAGCGGATGCAGTAA